Genomic segment of Edaphobacter bradus:
TACCTCCAGGAGAGCCAGTTTGACGTTGCCAACGGCGGCAACGCGATTCTTGCTTCCAAGGGCGGTATCGGGGCAAACAATGGCGCGAACGACGAACGTCGCTTCGGGCAGTTTGCTCTGAAGCTGAACTTCTAACCCTTTCCTCTGTCTTAGAGGAGCGGCGGAGAGCCTATGCTCTCCGCCGTTTTATTTTTATTGATTGAACGCGTAGCGGGACCGGCCTTGTTTCGTTGATCGGGGCTAATCAAACATGCGCCGCGACACTGGACGGAGATGGCCTAAATCGTTTTATTATGGCGCGTATGAGATTGTGGTCGCGTCGTGGTTTTGTAGTGGGTGGGGTGGCGCTTCTGCTGCTGGTGTTTGCGCTGCAGTTTGTCACTGTGGTGAAGCAGGAGTCGCTGACGTGGGATGAGGGCGACCACATCTTTGCCGGGTACATGTCGTGGAAGACGCATGACTATGGGCTGAATCCGGAGCATCCTCCGCTGATGAAGATGCTGGCGACCGTGCCTCTGCTGGGGCTTCCACTACATGTGCCTGCCGACCAGCATCGCTTCTTCAAGGATGAGGCGTATCTGGATGGGCGCGACATGCTCTTTGGCAGCGGGCCTGCGTATAGTGCGGAGACGCTGACGTTTCGCGCGCGGATGGCGACGGGAATCGTCGCGATGCTGTTAGGATTGCTGGTCTTTCTTGCGGCGCAGGAGATGTTCGGCGCTGGAGCGGGTTTTCTCGCGTTGACGCTGCTGGTGTTTGAGCCGAATGTGCTGGCCCATTGTGCGCTGGTGACGACCGACGTCGGCGTGTCGTGCTTCTTTCTGGCGACGGTGTATGCGTTCTATCGGTACTGCAAATCGCCGTCTGTCGGGCGGATGGTGGTTGCGGGGCTGGCCGCAGGATTGGCGCTGGCGACGAAGCACTCGGCCGTGTTGTTGCTGCCGATGGTGGGGCTGCTGGCAGCGGCGGAGGTGGCTTTCCGGTTTCCGGAGAGTGGAGTCGCTGTGGATGAGACTCGGGCGAGACGCGCTGTGCGGTTGTGCCGTGCGCTTGCCGCGATGGCCGGGATCGCGGTTGTGGTGTTGTGGGGTTTCTACGGCTTCCGCTACGACGCGCGGCCGGGTGCGCTGCGGCTCGATCCTTCGCTGGCAGAGTATGTCCATCCGCTGAAGGCTGTGGAAGCGAAGGGGATATTGTTTCTTTCCAAGTTACATATTCTGCCGGAGTCGTATCTGTACGGGTTGGCTGATGTGCGGGCGATGGCGAACGGCATGCCAAGCTTTATCTTCGGCAGAGTGTATGACCACGGAGTGTGGTTCTACTTTCCGGCTGTGCTGGTGATCAAATCAACGCTTGGGTTCCTAGCGCTGGCGCTGCTGGCGTTTGCGGCCCTAGCTGCGGGAAAGCTACGCCGCTGGCGCGAGATTCTGTTCGTGCTGGTTCCTGCGGGTGTGTATCTGTGGGTGGCGATGGGCTCGAGCCTGAACATCGGCGCGCGGCATATTTTGCCGGTTTACGCGTTTCTGTGCGTCTTTGCTGCGGGAGGCTGCTGGGCGTGGATTGAGCGTGGCAGCGGAGCAGAGACACACGGATGGAGCAGAGGATGGGCCGCGGTTGTGGGTGTGCTGCTGATGGCGCATGTCGTCTCGACGGCGCGGGCTTATCCGAACTACATGGCCTACTCGAACGAGTTGTGGGGAGGGCCTTCGCAGACTCACAAAGTGCTGACGGACTCGAATACGGACTGGGCGCAGCAGTTGCTTGCCGTGAAGAAGTACACAGATGAAAAGGGAATCAAGGAGTGCTGGTTCGCTTATTTTGCCGATCCGTTTTTGCGGCCGCGGGACTATGGGATTCCGTGCAGGCCGCTGCCTACGCCGGACGCGATCTGGTCGAAGATGCAGTATCCGGTGCCGCCGGTAATCCAGGGGCCTGTGTTTCTCAGTGCAGGCGATCTGACGTGGTTCGAGGCGGGGTCGAATGTCATGAATCCGTATCGCGAGTTTCAGGGATTGAAGCCGTCGGCGATGATCCAGGATGGCGTGCTTGTCTTTGAGGGTGGGTTTCATGTTCCGCTGGCTTCCGCGATGAGTCATGTGCTGCGCTCGGCTGAGTTGCTGAAGCAGCAGAAGAAAGACGAGGCTCTGGCTGAGGCACAGCAGGCGGTTGCAATTGCTCCCGATGCGTTGCAGACACAAATGGCGCTGGGCGATGCGCTCGCAGCGGCCCGGCGCGGACCGGAGGCACACGCGGCTTATGCCAGAGCGCTCAGGGTGGCTCAGACGATGGAGCCGGGTGCGCGAGAGACGTGGAGCGAGGCGATCAGGAAGAAGATGTGAGTGCGACGCCTCCGCTTCGCTCCGGCCGGAACGACAAGGTCATGGCGACCGGAGCGGCGGAAGTCGAGCCGTGACTCACGGATTAGCTGAGTGAGCCGAGTTCCTTTTGGGCGTCCTTTGCGGTTTGGCTGTTGGGGGCGAGTTCCGCTGCCTTCTTCAGGTGAAGCGTTGCGTCGGCTTTGTCGGAGAGTTTGCTGTACACCATTCCCAGGTGGTAGTGCATCGCGGCGTTGTTGGGTTCAGTCTTGATTGCGTCTTCGAGCAGGTCGCGCGCCGAGGAGTAGGTCCCCTTGTGGTAGTAAGCCCAGGCCAGAGTGTCCGCCGTGCTGGGTGAGTTCGGCATGATGCGGCGCGCGGTCTGAGCGAGTGTGAGGGCTACGTCGACGTTCTCGCCGTTGTCGAGCATCAGGTAGGCGAGGTTGTTGGCAGCGACTCCCTGCTCTGGCTGGATCTCGAGAGACTTCTTGTAGGCGGCGACGGCTTTGTCGCGGTTGCCCTGCGCCTCTTCCAGAAAGCCGAGGATGGCGTAGGCTCGCGCATCGTTGGGGTGTGTCTTGATCCAGTTCTGCCAGGAATCGACGGCGACGCCGGTATTGCCTAGTGTCAGCTGTGCGCGGGTGTAGGCCACGACGGCTGCATCGTCGGAGGGGTTGAGTTTCATCGCTGTTTCGGCGCTGGCGAGCGCGCCCTTTCCGTCTCCGGTGATTCGCTGGAGGTCGGAGAGTTCGTCGTAGTAATCGCTGTTGTTGGGAGCCTTGGCGATCTGGGCCTGCGTTCTGCTGATTGCCTTTGCGGGTTGCTTGTCATAGAGATCAAGCACGACGAGCAGGCGCAGGGAACGGGAGGATTCCGGATTGATATCGAGTGACTGCTGCAGCAGGGTTCGGGCCTCGGGGACCTTCTTCTCGGCGAGGCGGATCTGAGCTAGCTCGTAGTAGGCGATCGAGTTCTTCGGGTCCATCTTGATCGCCTCCTGGAAGTCGGCTCCGGCCTTGTCGTTCTGCTTCTGGCTGGCCTCGGAGAGTCCCCGCCATACGTAGGGCATGGAGGACTGAGGAGCAACGGCGAGGGTGGCTTCGGCAACCTGGGTGAGGAGTGTAAAGTCCTGTCGATTGAGAGCGACCTGAGCGAGGCCGTTCTGGGCTTCGAGGCTCCGGGGGTTCAGGCGGGTGGCGTCACGGTAGCTCTGTTCGGCGGTTGCAATGTCACCTTTGGCCACGGCAGTGCTGCCAAGCAGCAGCCTGAGCTGGAGATTCTCGGGGTTGTTCTTCGATGCCTTCTGGATGACGTTGAAGGCTTCGTTGGTCTTGCCGTCGTTGAGCAGGAGGATGCCGTTGAGAAAGGCGACGTCGGCGTCACCGGGGTCTGCCTTGACGAGCTCGGCAACCGTGTTCTTTGCTTTGGAGATATTCTTCTGGGCGATGAGGAGCTTTGCGTAGTTCACCTTAAGAGCCGTGCTCTTGGGGTGCTCTGCGACGAGCTTGGAGTAGACGTCGACTCCGTGATCGACCTGATGGGTTGC
This window contains:
- a CDS encoding ArnT family glycosyltransferase yields the protein MRLWSRRGFVVGGVALLLLVFALQFVTVVKQESLTWDEGDHIFAGYMSWKTHDYGLNPEHPPLMKMLATVPLLGLPLHVPADQHRFFKDEAYLDGRDMLFGSGPAYSAETLTFRARMATGIVAMLLGLLVFLAAQEMFGAGAGFLALTLLVFEPNVLAHCALVTTDVGVSCFFLATVYAFYRYCKSPSVGRMVVAGLAAGLALATKHSAVLLLPMVGLLAAAEVAFRFPESGVAVDETRARRAVRLCRALAAMAGIAVVVLWGFYGFRYDARPGALRLDPSLAEYVHPLKAVEAKGILFLSKLHILPESYLYGLADVRAMANGMPSFIFGRVYDHGVWFYFPAVLVIKSTLGFLALALLAFAALAAGKLRRWREILFVLVPAGVYLWVAMGSSLNIGARHILPVYAFLCVFAAGGCWAWIERGSGAETHGWSRGWAAVVGVLLMAHVVSTARAYPNYMAYSNELWGGPSQTHKVLTDSNTDWAQQLLAVKKYTDEKGIKECWFAYFADPFLRPRDYGIPCRPLPTPDAIWSKMQYPVPPVIQGPVFLSAGDLTWFEAGSNVMNPYREFQGLKPSAMIQDGVLVFEGGFHVPLASAMSHVLRSAELLKQQKKDEALAEAQQAVAIAPDALQTQMALGDALAAARRGPEAHAAYARALRVAQTMEPGARETWSEAIRKKM
- a CDS encoding tetratricopeptide repeat protein, with the protein product MRKLPILSLPITASLAATLLLGASLGCHRDPNVVKQKYLESGKRYANDGKYKEATIQFANALKIDHNFAEAHYQLAKTFLKTGSGAQAYVELSRTVDLQPSNVQARIDLGNVLLSGRQPARAKEQADAVLALQPNNADAYALLAGVATAGGDRATAIEQIQKAISLDPGKSSFHASLGLLQSSDPSTEASALDQLKKAVDLDPKSAGPHMVLAGLLLKKGDTAGAAEQARAAVAADPKNLMARSTLADLYTRAGDTAKAEEALHQTAEDLGDTKSGAQLLQSYYLATHQVDHGVDVYSKLVAEHPKSTALKVNYAKLLIAQKNISKAKNTVAELVKADPGDADVAFLNGILLLNDGKTNEAFNVIQKASKNNPENLQLRLLLGSTAVAKGDIATAEQSYRDATRLNPRSLEAQNGLAQVALNRQDFTLLTQVAEATLAVAPQSSMPYVWRGLSEASQKQNDKAGADFQEAIKMDPKNSIAYYELAQIRLAEKKVPEARTLLQQSLDINPESSRSLRLLVVLDLYDKQPAKAISRTQAQIAKAPNNSDYYDELSDLQRITGDGKGALASAETAMKLNPSDDAAVVAYTRAQLTLGNTGVAVDSWQNWIKTHPNDARAYAILGFLEEAQGNRDKAVAAYKKSLEIQPEQGVAANNLAYLMLDNGENVDVALTLAQTARRIMPNSPSTADTLAWAYYHKGTYSSARDLLEDAIKTEPNNAAMHYHLGMVYSKLSDKADATLHLKKAAELAPNSQTAKDAQKELGSLS